Below is a window of Rhodopseudomonas sp. P2A-2r DNA.
CGCGCCACGGGCGATCGCCGCTTCAAGGCGCGCGAGCCGTCCGGCCGCCGCGTGCTTGATATCAACGCTGTCATCACCCGCGCTCTGACCGCTGCCGGACTGATGAAATAACGCAGGTGCGAATCCGCGATTTGCACCGGTCAGTGCAGGCGGTTAAGTTTTCCCGGCTAGTCTGACGCCGAGATTTCGCTCGTGATTGCGTAACAATGCTGGACATCAACAGGTCGGGTTCCGAAGACTTTCTCGCCGGTGGCGGCGAGATGGGCGCGTTGATGCGCGCCTACGACTGGGCGTCGAGCCCGATCGGCGTCCCGGAATTCTGGCCGCAAAGCTTGCGCACCGCGATCCGCATTGTGCTCAACACCAACCACCCGATGTTCGTCTGGTGGGGTCCGGAGCTGATCCAGTTCTATAACGACGCCTACCGCCAGACCATGGGTCCGGAGCGCCACCCCTCGGCGCTGGGCCAGCGCGGTCGCGACTGCTGGGCGGAGATCTGGCCGATCATCGGCCCGCAGATCGAACAGGTGATGTCGGGCGGCGGCGCCACCTGGCACGAGAACCAGTTGGTCCCGGTTACCCGTCACGGCAAGCTCGAGCAGGTCTACTGGACCTACAGCTACAGCCCGATCGATCAGGATGACGGCATCGGCGGCGTGCTGGTGGTGTGCCGCGACGTCACCGAACAGCATCTTGCCACCGTCGCGCTGCGCGAACGCGAGGCTGAGCTAGCGCGGGTGCAGCAGATCGGCCGCATCGGCGGACTCGAGGTCGACCTGCGCACCGGTTTCCGTAATCGTCGCTCGCCGGAATATCTGCTGGTGCATGGCCTGCCGCCGGATGCTGTCAACGAGACCCATGACGACTGGGTCAAGCGCATCCATCCCGACGACCGCGAAGCCACCGACCGCAAGTTTCGCGATGCCGTCGCATCGGGCGTGAGCGACTACACGGTGCAGTACCGGATCATCCGCCCGAGCGACGGCGAGGTGCGCTGGATCTCGGTGAAGTCCCTGATCGAGCGCGATGCCGACGGGCGTGCGATCCGGCTGGTTGGTGCCCATACCGACGTCACCGAGCAGATGCAGGCCGAGCAGGCGTTGCGGCAGAGCGAGGAACAGTCGCGCAAGCTTGCCGCCGAACTTGCCGAACTCAATGCGACGCTGGCGCAGCGCGTGCTCGAGAAAACCCGCGAGCGCGACCGCATCTGGGACGTGTCGCAGGATCTGCTGCTGGTGGCCGATCGCGACGGCACCTGGCGCAGCATCAACCCGGCATGGACCCGCACGCTGGGCTGGCAGGAAGACGAATTGCTGAACCGCACCTCGGAATGGCTCGACCATCCCGACGACCAGGACACCTCGCGATCCGAAGTCCAGCGCAAGCTGTCGTCGGGCCAGCCGACCGTGCGCTTCGAGCACCGGTTTCGCCACAAGGATGGCTCCTACCGATGGCTGTCCTGGACGGCCGTGGTTGACGGCGACAAGATCTACGCCGTGGCCCGCGACATCACTTCCGAGAAGGCCGCGAGCGAGCGCCTCAAGGCGGCCGAGGAGGCGTTGCGCCAGTCGCAGAAGATGGAAGCCGTCGGCCAGCTCACCGGCGGCATCGCCCACGACTTCAACAATCTGCTGACCGGCATCGTCGGTTCGCTGGATCTGATGCAGACCCGCCTCAAGCAGGGCCGCACCGAGAATGTCGAGCGCTATATCGAAGCCGCGATGACCTCGGCCAATCGCGCGGCTGCGCTGACCCATCGCCTGCTGGCCTTCGCACGGCGCCAGCCACTGATACCGAAAACGGTCGACGCCAACGCGCTGGTGGTGTCGCTGGAAGATCTGCTGCGCCGGACCATCGGCGAGGTGCTCGATCTCGACATCGTCACAGCGAAGGATCTCTGGCTGACCTTGTGCGATCCGAACCAGCTGGAAAACGCGCTGCTCAACCTCGCCATCAATGCCCGCGACGCCATGCCCGACGGCGGCAGGCTCACCATTGCCACCGTCAATATCGTCGTTGCCGCCCTCAACGCCGCCAATCCGGCGCTGCTGCCCGGCGACTACATCTGCATATCCGTGACCGACACCGGGGCCGGCATGAGCGCCGAAGTCGTGGCCCGCGCCTTCGACCCGTTCTTCACCACCAAGCCGATAGGGCAGGGCACCGGGCTCGGCCTGTCGATGATCTACGGTTTTGCGCGGCAGTCCAACGGCCACGTCAGCATCGACAGTGCGCCCGGTCGTGGCACCACGGTGAAACTCTATCTGCCGCGCCATCACGGCGAGGCCACCGTGTATCCCGCCGCCTCTGTCGGTGCCGATATCCATGCCGCCGCCGGCGAAACCGTGCTGGTGGTCGAGGACGAGCCGGTGGTGCGCGGCGTCATCGTCGAGATGCTGCACGAG
It encodes the following:
- a CDS encoding PAS domain-containing protein, which gives rise to MLDINRSGSEDFLAGGGEMGALMRAYDWASSPIGVPEFWPQSLRTAIRIVLNTNHPMFVWWGPELIQFYNDAYRQTMGPERHPSALGQRGRDCWAEIWPIIGPQIEQVMSGGGATWHENQLVPVTRHGKLEQVYWTYSYSPIDQDDGIGGVLVVCRDVTEQHLATVALREREAELARVQQIGRIGGLEVDLRTGFRNRRSPEYLLVHGLPPDAVNETHDDWVKRIHPDDREATDRKFRDAVASGVSDYTVQYRIIRPSDGEVRWISVKSLIERDADGRAIRLVGAHTDVTEQMQAEQALRQSEEQSRKLAAELAELNATLAQRVLEKTRERDRIWDVSQDLLLVADRDGTWRSINPAWTRTLGWQEDELLNRTSEWLDHPDDQDTSRSEVQRKLSSGQPTVRFEHRFRHKDGSYRWLSWTAVVDGDKIYAVARDITSEKAASERLKAAEEALRQSQKMEAVGQLTGGIAHDFNNLLTGIVGSLDLMQTRLKQGRTENVERYIEAAMTSANRAAALTHRLLAFARRQPLIPKTVDANALVVSLEDLLRRTIGEVLDLDIVTAKDLWLTLCDPNQLENALLNLAINARDAMPDGGRLTIATVNIVVAALNAANPALLPGDYICISVTDTGAGMSAEVVARAFDPFFTTKPIGQGTGLGLSMIYGFARQSNGHVSIDSAPGRGTTVKLYLPRHHGEATVYPAASVGADIHAAAGETVLVVEDEPVVRGVIVEMLHEQGYRVFEAVDGPSGLRVLRDEARIDLLITDVGLPGMNGRQLADQARETRPRLKILFITGYAESVAIADGFLQPGMEMITKPFDLDNLSQRIRDMVAK